From the Nematostella vectensis chromosome 7, jaNemVect1.1, whole genome shotgun sequence genome, the window TTCAATCAATCCCAATTCAATCCTGAATTGACTCAGTTCAATGAATCCCCTTTCAATCAATCCCACATAGTAAACAGAAATTTAGTACACAGATCCAGAAGTGAGAGGCACATGCATTACAGTGATGCCCCACCAGCTGCATTATCCTAAAGATGGAGTGCAATAGCATAAGTGATATGAGAATAAAAGTTTACAAAACCATGGAAAGAGACCCCCAAGTACTTAattttaactgttttttttttattcactttTTGACCCCTTAATATTTTGTTCTCCATCTAGGGAATCGCCTGGACTGTTTTGGTGTTGCCTTTGCTGTGGTTGCCATGTGCCAAGCTCTAGGTTATAATGACGTCCACCTTGCGCTGTCAGAGGACCATGCCTGGGTGGTATTTGGCAAAGATAAGATAGAGACGGCGGAGGTAACCTGGCATGGTAAAGGGAATGAGGACAAGCGAGGAAAGCCTGTGATATACCAAGATGATGACAGATGCAGTTGGCTCTACCTTAATGGCAATGCTGTGCACTGTACTAGACACATGGAGGTTGCCTCAATTATATCATCTATCAACCCTAATATCAACCACACCACAGATAGCATTCAGCTTTCACAACTGCAACAGGTAGGAGTCAGTTCTTCACACTACATTTGGCATCAGCATGAAGCTTTAACAACTACAAACATCATTTGGCTCATCTTTGAAAATCAAATATCTTGTTTGTTATCCActggtttaaaaacatctcATGTCTGTTTGCAGGAACTGCTTTGGCTGTTGTATGACATGGGACACATCAAGACGTAAGTACAGTCTGCTGCACTGCAGTACAGCTTTCCTAAGGTTTAAATTAAGGTACAATCccctattattattatttttatttttttatctgtatCTGAAGTGAAGATGTTTGCTATGACTATTCCATTGTGCTATGACTATGAGCAATCCCCACATCCAAAAATTGAAACCAGTGAAACTGCAACAATGTAAAATTACTGGGATTTTTAACCTTAACCTCATGTTTTGACCAGTACCAATAATGTTTGTTCTTAATGGTAACAGAAAGCAATTACAAGTCCTTTTTACCCCTGATATTCTGAATACTTTCTTGTGTATCTTTTGTAAATGGTGTGTAACAAGGTAATGAGGCTCCACTGTAGTTTATCCATTGAGATTGCAGGATTTGTAACAGACCTCCACGTTATTACTTATGCCATGATTTACTATGGTTGTTGCTAATATTATCAAAGATACCCCCATGGTTATTGCAAGTCTTTCACCTTGGTATCTTATGATTATTGCCTTATACAAAGATTCCAGATTCAGTTATGAATCCCGAAATCAAATAATTATCACAAATTCCAAACTCAATATAATGCTCTtcctttcccccccccccaaaaaaaaaatgagctcattttttctttgaaaggACATGTGAGCAGCACACACTTATGTACAAGAGTAGCGTGTGCTGATTCTTTGACCACTCTCGCCAACTCTCAAAGACACTTTGGTCGGAGTCTAGTGAGAGCTAGAAAAAGTGAAACTCTCATTGACTTTCATCTCCGTTTGGTCAAGGCTTTAGACTTAGACACCCCATGCTAACTTATACCTAGGTATTTCACAGTTCTTACTTTGTAACCGATTCTTAGGTACCCCATGGCTATTGCAAATCTTGGTGACTTAGAGGAGATTTCACCAACACCTGGTAGGCCACCTGCGGAGGAGCTGTTTAAGGAGGCCATTACTGTTGCCAAGCGAGAGTATTCAGACCACCATATCTATCCATACACTTATTTGGGCGGCTACTACTATCGCAAGAAGAAGTACTACGAAGCCATTGCATCATGGGTGGATGCTGGTTATGTGGCTGGCAAGTAAGTTTTATGTACATGTTTACTGACTATGGCATACTAACTTTAACTCCAAGTCTATAGTGATTATTTATTACTGTAACTGAGTTTTATGCGCCACATTGATGAATTGTGAAAAAGTGCAAGTTAGGTTGCATACCACATTACTAAACTATGAAACACTGCAAGTACATTTATGTGACAGATCGCTGACTTATGACACAAGTGATCGAAGTGAATGAGTTTGACTGTAATAAACTTCCCTTGTTTTCACACAGGTATAACTACTCAAAGGATGATGAAGAGATGTACAAAGAGTTCCATGAGATCGCTAATGACCTGATCCCTAACATCCTAAAGGATGCAGTAGCAAAAGCAGATCCTAGTGGAACAGGGAGCACCAACCTCACGAGCGACCCAAAGTTCTTTGCACTCGTGTTACAATTCTATGATGGAATCTGTCTATGGGAGGAAGGCAGCCCGACTCCTGTCCTACATGCTGATTGGGCTAAAAAGCTGGTGCAGTCCATTGGGAAGTTTGCGCCAGAGTGCAGGTCAGCATTTAATGCGAACACAGATGACGCAGAAAGTGCAGGCACTGCAGAATTCGGGTCTAAAGAGTCTAAACCTACATTAAGCTTGCGTAGTGCTAAGATGAGAGAAATGAAGAACTTGATTACAACATCTGGAAAACTTAATACCAGTGCTATGAAGCTCCAGTTGACTGCACAGTCCCAGGTTAACGTGCCAAAAAGCCGGCGAAGGTCCACGCTGAAAACTGCTGACTACCTCTATGATTACGACGAAGAGATCAAAGCTGAAGGTGTTCCAggggaagaagaagaagatgaaATATTCCACACACGAAAACGCAAAAAGACACGGGATGAAGACAGAAACTGGAATGCTGCAGCGATTGTTTAATCGCTATCTTTAAAAGCTAGGTCATGTATATTTTAGGATTGGTTCGAATCCATAGCCAGTacaaagcccccccccccctctggcATCATTGGCATACCTTTAAACACCAAGATTTGAATACTTGTTATATTTATCCCCTAACTGAGAGAGGTGTGTGATACTAACTAAACCTTAGTGATAGGTGTTTGTTTTAACCAACACAATTCATCTTGTGTAGAAAGAGTTGTGGCTTTACCAACATATCCtgatatttttattacaagaGTGTAATCAGTAACATAGCTGTGTAGGTTTCGGTAGCGAAACAAAGTTCAGGTATACCCCACTTGTGGCATTTGTCTAGTTTTGGTATGCTGGTCCcttaaaagtttttatttttattctagtGCATCCTAAACGTCAAAAGGGTACTTGTTATTATATAAACAGATAAATACTACTCATTTCAAATTATAATGACGTGACAGTTTATTCAAGTAATGTTGAAGAAGTCTTTGATACGCTTTCTTTGTGTAAGCCTTAACTTATTTCCTACTGCACTGCCCTCTACTGCCCTAAAGAAAACCCCATTATCTTTTGTACCGCCCTGTGTCGCCCTAAAGAAAACCCCATTATCTTCTGTACCGCCCTGTGCCGCCCTAAAGAAAAACCCATTATCTTCTGCACCGCCCTGTGCTCTCCTAGTATGTACTACAGTACCAGGCCCCGATGCCCAAATGATGATGAACTCATTCACTACTGCACCGCCCTTAGCCGGTGTAGCAAGCCAAAAGGGTTTGGTAAGAAACGAGACCGGGTGTTTTTTCGTATAAGCTTTCACTGAGTGAATGACGTGAATCACGTTCTGATTGGTCTGGAACCTTGTGCACTCTAGTCGAGGTGCTAATCGTTAGAGCGAGCTTCAGACATTTCTGGCGTCTCATATTAATAGCATTATCAGTATTTCCTCTTATTTAAATATCTTTGATTTCTAGCTCTGGAAGTTGGGTAGTTTTCCTACCAAAAGTGATATTCATTCATATgaaaccacaggtagcccaggcaatggttttaGCTCTGGACAAGCTTccaaaccattgcctgggctaagTGTGATAAATCGTGTGATCTTGCGCGAGATCGTTTTCAGTCAGGTACGCAGGTACACCGTGCAcgcttttatttgatatactATTATTTTATTGGCGTTTTGGCGAAACCTAAGAGCGGCTGTTAGGGAGAGTCGCCGACTATCACCGTTTAGCTACAGTCGAATGAGCGACCGCTCAAGCGACCAGCCCCGATAacgatcacgaatcaccgattgaattgtcacacaaactctgtaattctaagctctcgtaagcgaccaacttatCGGTAAGACCAGCtacgttaacgaccacaatttcaaaacaCCAAAGCTCTTGTAAGCGACTacaatgatttttggctttacaacatcagtcaacacctgttaaacatcatatccaatgcatgctgaaatcacatataaagtggaaatgttgtaatgtttcacaaaagctgCCTTTCCAGTAGGCAATTATTAAAGAATTCTATAAATTCAATTTCAGCTGtttctttgtctccagaaaatgcaaggaatctctagtccattgccagctccacgatttatcctttttccagttacaatagccatTCACTTGTTTGTTGCACGCTTTAGAAATCGGCTAACAAAAGACGCCATGCGATCGTCGTAGACGCAGAAGATATTCTCATGACGAAAAGCTTAAGTCGTCGATATAAACGAGCACAGCGAGCTACTTAGCGTAGAATTAATTGCCATTAAATATAACAACTCACTCTCGTGATAAGTCGAATACAATTGAATACAATtttcagttcccaaggtggtcgcttaccAGAGCTTCAACTGTATTCCAAATGCAGGTAGTGATCTAGGTGTGCACGCCCCTAAAAAAAACTCCGCAGCTTGTTTGATAAAGCTTCCGGAATTGAGTCCCAGCAGAAAAGAACGCCCTATACACTTCTATTAAAATTTGGCGCATTTACAAAACCCTCTTGCATTTTCCGCCCCTCCGTCACCCCCATGGGAAAAAGGTCAATTTTTCGGGTTACTCCCCCCCTTCCTTTTTGTGTACATTCATGAATGCTCGAAAGATATTATTCAAATTAAGGTCTGTATGCTGCTACTCGCATAAGCAttactgtggggggggggggggggcggtcGATGGGGGAGTAGTGAGTAGATACATAAATGCGAAAATATTCCGTTTAAACATAGTTAGTCTACTAGCTATGGCTTTAAGGACCATTACATTTTCTCTTTCGCTCCTTTTTTAATTGACCTCATGCTAAAAGTTGCAGCGTCAAAAACACTAATTTCCATAAATAACGGGAAAACGTTCTCCTACATAAAAGTGACAATCCGTCCCTGAACCCCCCCTGGTAAGTTTTAAGTTTGTCGTGTGGGACATTTCACCGGTGTCCGCTTTGCTCGTGTGAGAAGACGTCTATTTGAACACGacaatctatatattatttaccTTCTTTGGCAAGAAGCAGTACTATATTCTATTAATTGTGAAA encodes:
- the LOC5514955 gene encoding menin, which codes for MAGKSIPFPLKDIKSVVEVFRQELRNDQPNLAQLSIVLGFFESASTMKAGDTTSTPSLDEETFDALHCKFMALLQRDFTFNAGGLPATREIVKNVADLVWGCLAKSYFKDRPHIQNLYSFLTGNRLDCFGVAFAVVAMCQALGYNDVHLALSEDHAWVVFGKDKIETAEVTWHGKGNEDKRGKPVIYQDDDRCSWLYLNGNAVHCTRHMEVASIISSINPNINHTTDSIQLSQLQQELLWLLYDMGHIKTYPMAIANLGDLEEISPTPGRPPAEELFKEAITVAKREYSDHHIYPYTYLGGYYYRKKKYYEAIASWVDAGYVAGKYNYSKDDEEMYKEFHEIANDLIPNILKDAVAKADPSGTGSTNLTSDPKFFALVLQFYDGICLWEEGSPTPVLHADWAKKLVQSIGKFAPECRSAFNANTDDAESAGTAEFGSKESKPTLSLRSAKMREMKNLITTSGKLNTSAMKLQLTAQSQVNVPKSRRRSTLKTADYLYDYDEEIKAEGVPGEEEEDEIFHTRKRKKTRDEDRNWNAAAIV